The following proteins are co-located in the Trichormus variabilis 0441 genome:
- the rfbC gene encoding dTDP-4-dehydrorhamnose 3,5-epimerase, with protein sequence MIFTATSLQDAFIIDLEEKPDHRGFFARTFCANEFAAHGLKPVVAQCNLSYNYKKGTLRGMHYQLRPAAETKLIRCIKGAIYDVIIDMRPESPTFLSHIGVELTADNRRALYVPEMFAHGYQALTDDAEVVYQVGEFYTPGYEKGLRYNDPFFNIEWPLDVTVISDKDANWPLLETIPIGSPDPVEAVC encoded by the coding sequence ATGATTTTTACCGCTACATCACTCCAGGACGCATTTATTATTGATTTAGAAGAAAAACCAGATCATCGTGGTTTTTTTGCCAGAACTTTTTGTGCTAATGAATTTGCAGCCCACGGTTTAAAACCAGTAGTTGCTCAGTGTAACTTATCTTATAACTATAAAAAAGGTACACTGCGGGGGATGCACTATCAACTCAGACCAGCCGCCGAAACAAAACTAATTCGTTGTATTAAGGGCGCTATTTATGACGTAATTATTGATATGCGTCCCGAATCACCAACATTTTTATCACATATTGGTGTAGAACTCACTGCTGATAATCGTCGTGCTTTGTATGTACCAGAGATGTTTGCTCATGGTTATCAAGCCCTCACCGATGATGCAGAAGTGGTGTATCAAGTAGGTGAATTTTATACCCCAGGATATGAAAAAGGCCTGCGTTATAATGACCCATTCTTCAACATTGAATGGCCTTTAGATGTGACTGTAATTTCTGATAAAGATGCCAATTGGCCTTTATTAGAAACTATCCCCATCGGTAGCCCAGACCCAGTAGAAGCAGTTTGTTAA
- a CDS encoding glycosyltransferase family 2 protein codes for MSKLLTIAIPTYNRAKLLDQQLAWLANAIKGFEEYCEILVSDNCSTDNTQGIIQKWQHQLNNVTFKSNKHSKNLGVMKNIMYCLSSAETQYVWTIGDDDPIQDRAIAYVINKIKQHQNLGLIFLNFSGRNKITNQPVFPPTIIGNRWFDADCEDGCRDSKEVFEHCFAKSVGAVIFLSASIYRTDLVKQALQNWPDAANNWISLAYLAGYCAANGNVIVTKENFLECIVGVSYWQKEPKSALLMQYKHIPEVILKLREIGYSNQFCRQMLLHNSKEVDLKVFLGALRRWPISAVKTVIPFVALVSLSAFEMMPFKEIRVAENSEPISQQSSANNDRKSLQKLLNK; via the coding sequence ATGAGCAAATTATTAACAATTGCCATTCCTACTTATAATCGTGCTAAGCTGCTTGACCAACAGTTAGCATGGCTGGCAAATGCTATCAAGGGATTTGAAGAATATTGTGAGATATTAGTTTCTGATAATTGTTCTACTGATAATACTCAAGGCATTATCCAAAAATGGCAGCATCAACTAAATAACGTCACCTTTAAGTCTAACAAACATTCAAAAAATTTAGGCGTAATGAAAAACATTATGTACTGCCTAAGTTCTGCGGAAACACAATATGTTTGGACAATTGGCGATGATGATCCTATACAAGATAGGGCTATTGCCTATGTCATCAATAAGATCAAACAGCATCAAAATTTAGGATTAATCTTTCTCAACTTTTCTGGTCGCAATAAAATTACTAATCAACCAGTATTCCCACCAACAATTATTGGGAATCGTTGGTTTGATGCTGATTGTGAAGATGGGTGTAGAGATAGTAAAGAAGTTTTTGAACATTGTTTTGCTAAAAGTGTAGGTGCAGTTATCTTCCTGAGTGCTAGCATCTATCGTACTGATTTGGTTAAGCAAGCTCTACAAAATTGGCCAGATGCAGCCAATAATTGGATATCTTTAGCATATCTGGCTGGTTATTGTGCTGCTAACGGTAATGTAATTGTCACAAAAGAAAATTTCTTAGAGTGTATTGTTGGTGTGAGCTATTGGCAGAAAGAGCCGAAATCAGCATTATTAATGCAATACAAACACATCCCCGAAGTGATTTTAAAACTTCGAGAAATTGGATATTCTAACCAATTTTGTCGGCAGATGCTTTTGCATAATTCTAAAGAAGTAGACTTGAAAGTTTTCTTGGGTGCTTTAAGAAGATGGCCAATATCTGCTGTTAAAACAGTTATCCCCTTTGTGGCTTTAGTGAGTTTGTCTGCTTTTGAAATGATGCCTTTTAAAGAGATAAGGGTTGCTGAAAATAGTGAGCCAATATCTCAACAATCCTCGGCAAACAACGATAGAAAATCACTCCAAAAATTACTGAATAAATAA
- a CDS encoding glycosyltransferase — protein MKVALVHDYLTQRGGAERVFELLCKRYPEADIFTSLYDPEKTIDMGERIVNTTFLQKIPGAAKYFRLMAPLYFPAFRALDLQDYDLIISSSTSFAKAVRKKPGAKHICFCHNVTRFLWDTETYLREYSDYRYLSVLIEKVFQLMRDVDLKYAQEPDIYIANSSTVARRIQQIYGKQAIMINYPIDTSNFVFSDTKDEYYLASARMISYKRLDIIVEAFNWLGWPLIISGDGPERERLQAKALDNIKFLGHVSDNQRKELFSKAKSIIVAALEDYGLVPVEANASGTPVIAFGAGGVLDTQINGQTGVFFKRQTPESLQKALLESGEITWDYENIRNHAVNNFSEPVFFSKVERVITQTCSLN, from the coding sequence ATGAAAGTTGCTCTAGTCCATGATTATTTGACCCAGCGCGGTGGGGCAGAACGTGTATTTGAATTACTTTGTAAACGCTATCCTGAAGCCGATATTTTTACATCATTGTATGACCCAGAAAAAACTATTGATATGGGTGAGCGGATAGTTAACACAACATTCTTGCAAAAAATTCCTGGTGCAGCCAAATACTTTAGATTAATGGCTCCTTTATATTTTCCTGCCTTTCGGGCATTAGATTTACAAGATTATGACTTAATTATTAGCAGTAGCACCAGCTTCGCCAAAGCAGTTCGGAAAAAACCAGGTGCTAAACATATTTGCTTTTGTCATAATGTCACCCGTTTTCTATGGGATACAGAAACTTATTTAAGAGAGTATAGCGATTATAGATATTTGTCAGTTTTAATCGAAAAAGTATTTCAATTAATGCGAGATGTAGACCTGAAATATGCTCAGGAACCCGATATTTATATTGCTAACTCCAGCACTGTTGCCCGTCGTATTCAGCAGATTTATGGCAAACAGGCAATAATGATTAACTATCCAATTGATACTAGTAACTTTGTTTTCTCTGATACAAAAGACGAATATTATTTGGCATCAGCACGGATGATTAGTTATAAGCGCCTGGATATTATAGTCGAAGCTTTTAATTGGCTTGGATGGCCGTTAATCATCTCTGGGGATGGGCCAGAAAGAGAAAGATTACAAGCCAAAGCTTTGGATAATATTAAGTTTTTAGGTCATGTCAGTGACAACCAACGTAAGGAATTATTCTCTAAAGCTAAATCTATTATCGTAGCTGCTTTAGAAGACTATGGTTTAGTTCCTGTAGAGGCTAATGCTAGCGGTACACCAGTGATTGCTTTTGGTGCAGGTGGAGTCTTAGATACTCAAATAAACGGTCAGACTGGCGTATTTTTCAAGCGACAAACACCAGAATCTTTACAAAAAGCATTATTAGAGTCCGGAGAAATCACTTGGGATTATGAAAATATTCGTAATCATGCCGTGAATAATTTTTCTGAGCCAGTTTTCTTTAGTAAAGTTGAGCGAGTTATTACCCAAACTTGTAGCCTCAATTAA
- a CDS encoding glycosyltransferase family 2 protein: protein MNKLLTIALPTYNRAKLLDQQLAWLAKAIKGFESECEIIISDNCSEDNTQEIVKKWQMALPETAFHSNRNSQNLGVMRNIAYCLNAATSQYVWTISDDDKIEDTTISYLINTLKTSVNLGLLILNFSCRHEVTGELLYERCYQIEDEIVETDGRAVFERCIQESRSGVQLMSAQVYRTDLAQRALKTWSDGVNNLDYQVYLTGFCAFHGNVRISKDVYLENAFGASHWMVKPKMLLKMQYTYSPEVNIKLKEIGYSDSFCRNLVINHFNNNNWRVLLGALRRWPVLALTTVIPYFGLVSLSVLETIILTKEGVSQEVISRSNSNNRRDLMKSDSKTK, encoded by the coding sequence ATGAATAAATTACTCACTATTGCTCTCCCCACATATAATCGAGCTAAATTACTTGACCAACAATTAGCATGGCTAGCTAAAGCCATCAAAGGTTTTGAATCTGAATGTGAAATCATTATTTCTGATAATTGTTCAGAAGATAATACCCAAGAAATCGTGAAAAAATGGCAGATGGCTTTGCCTGAAACAGCTTTTCACTCTAACAGAAATAGTCAAAATCTGGGAGTGATGAGAAACATCGCTTATTGCCTTAATGCTGCAACCAGCCAATATGTTTGGACAATCAGTGATGATGATAAAATCGAGGACACAACGATTTCTTATCTCATCAACACATTAAAGACATCAGTTAATTTAGGACTGCTGATTTTAAATTTTTCTTGTCGCCATGAAGTAACAGGTGAGTTATTGTACGAACGCTGTTATCAGATTGAAGATGAAATTGTTGAGACTGATGGTAGGGCAGTTTTTGAACGTTGTATCCAAGAAAGTCGCTCTGGGGTACAACTAATGTCAGCCCAAGTATATAGAACAGATTTAGCACAACGTGCGTTAAAAACTTGGTCTGATGGGGTAAATAACTTAGATTATCAAGTATATTTAACTGGGTTCTGTGCTTTTCATGGAAATGTCAGAATCAGCAAAGATGTATATCTAGAAAATGCTTTTGGTGCTAGCCATTGGATGGTTAAACCAAAAATGTTGCTGAAAATGCAATATACATATTCACCAGAGGTAAATATCAAGCTGAAAGAAATAGGCTATTCAGATAGTTTTTGCAGAAACCTGGTTATCAATCATTTTAATAATAATAATTGGCGGGTTCTATTAGGGGCTTTAAGAAGATGGCCTGTTCTAGCATTGACCACAGTAATTCCTTACTTTGGGCTAGTCAGTTTATCAGTTTTAGAAACTATTATTCTTACTAAAGAAGGGGTTTCGCAAGAAGTTATCAGTAGAAGTAATAGTAACAACAGACGTGACTTAATGAAATCTGATAGTAAGACAAAGTGA
- a CDS encoding NAD-dependent epimerase/dehydratase family protein, giving the protein MKILVTGTEGYLGCLLPSLLIGKGHEVIGVDTGYYKVGWLYNGTPITAKTLNKDIRHITPEDLEGVEAIVHMAELSNDPTGQLAPNITYDINHIGSVRLANLAKTMGVRRFVYMSSCSVYGVATEGDVTEASPVNPQTAYAECKTLVERDVTLLADDDFSPTFMRNATAFGASPRMRFDIVLNNLAGLAWTTKEIKMISDGTPWRPLVHALDICKAIVCALEAPRDIVHNQVFNVGDTTNNYRVKEIAQIIADTFPGCKLSFGDNGADNRSYRVSFEKINTVLPGFKCDWDAQKGARQLFDLFSQIDMTEDTFLFRGFTRLKQLEYLIRTEQINQDFFWNVK; this is encoded by the coding sequence ATGAAAATTTTAGTAACCGGAACCGAAGGATATTTAGGTTGTTTATTGCCTTCTTTGTTAATTGGCAAAGGACATGAAGTAATTGGTGTAGATACTGGTTACTACAAAGTAGGCTGGCTATACAACGGTACTCCAATAACAGCGAAAACCCTCAATAAAGATATCCGCCACATCACCCCCGAAGACTTAGAAGGTGTAGAAGCGATCGTTCACATGGCGGAACTTTCCAACGACCCCACCGGACAATTAGCACCAAATATCACCTACGACATCAATCATATAGGTTCAGTCCGTTTGGCTAACCTAGCGAAAACAATGGGCGTACGGCGCTTCGTCTATATGTCTTCTTGTAGTGTGTATGGTGTTGCTACTGAAGGTGATGTCACAGAAGCATCCCCAGTTAACCCCCAAACAGCCTACGCAGAATGCAAAACCCTTGTAGAAAGAGATGTCACACTTTTAGCCGATGATGACTTCTCCCCTACCTTTATGCGTAACGCTACTGCTTTTGGTGCTTCTCCCAGAATGCGCTTTGATATTGTGTTGAACAACTTAGCAGGTTTGGCTTGGACTACCAAAGAAATCAAAATGATTAGTGATGGTACTCCTTGGCGGCCATTAGTCCATGCACTAGATATCTGCAAAGCCATAGTTTGTGCTTTAGAAGCGCCTCGTGATATTGTTCACAACCAAGTCTTTAACGTTGGCGATACTACAAACAACTACCGCGTCAAAGAAATTGCCCAAATCATCGCCGATACTTTCCCAGGATGTAAATTGTCCTTCGGTGATAATGGTGCAGATAATCGCAGTTACCGCGTATCTTTTGAGAAAATCAACACTGTTTTACCAGGATTTAAGTGTGATTGGGATGCACAAAAAGGCGCTAGACAATTATTTGATTTGTTCAGTCAAATAGATATGACTGAAGACACCTTCTTGTTTAGAGGCTTTACACGCTTGAAGCAGCTAGAATACCTCATCCGGACTGAACAAATTAACCAAGATTTCTTCTGGAATGTTAAGTAA
- the rfbF gene encoding glucose-1-phosphate cytidylyltransferase, with protein sequence MKAVILAGGLGTRLSEETSIKPKPMVEIGGKPILWHIMKTYSAHGINDFIICCGYKGYVIKEYFANYFLHMSDVTFDMRFNQMNVHSGYAEPWRVTLVNTGDHTMTGGRLKRVREHLGNDTFCFTYGDGVCDINITELIKFHQEQKSLATLTAVQPAGRFGAISLGYEQTKITSFREKPEGDGAWINGGYFILEPEVIDLIADDATVWEKEPLEKLADMEELSAFKHSGFWQPMDTLRDKNYLEELWKNNQAPWKVW encoded by the coding sequence ATGAAAGCGGTGATTTTGGCTGGAGGGCTTGGTACACGCCTCAGTGAAGAAACCAGTATCAAGCCTAAGCCGATGGTAGAAATTGGTGGTAAGCCAATTCTTTGGCACATCATGAAAACTTATTCTGCCCACGGCATTAATGATTTTATTATTTGTTGTGGTTACAAAGGTTACGTGATTAAGGAGTATTTTGCTAACTACTTCTTACATATGTCTGATGTAACTTTTGATATGCGTTTTAACCAAATGAATGTCCATTCTGGTTACGCTGAACCTTGGCGTGTCACATTGGTAAACACAGGTGATCATACTATGACTGGTGGACGCTTAAAGCGTGTCCGCGAACATCTGGGTAATGATACTTTTTGTTTTACCTATGGTGACGGTGTATGTGATATTAATATCACCGAATTAATTAAGTTTCATCAAGAACAAAAGAGTTTAGCAACCCTGACAGCAGTCCAACCAGCAGGGCGTTTCGGCGCAATTTCTCTGGGATACGAACAAACTAAAATAACTAGTTTCCGGGAAAAGCCCGAAGGTGATGGTGCTTGGATTAACGGTGGTTATTTTATCTTAGAACCAGAAGTTATAGATTTAATTGCTGATGATGCTACCGTTTGGGAGAAAGAACCACTAGAAAAGTTAGCAGATATGGAAGAATTATCTGCTTTTAAACACAGTGGTTTTTGGCAACCAATGGATACATTGCGCGATAAAAACTATCTAGAGGAGTTATGGAAGAATAACCAAGCTCCTTGGAAGGTTTGGTAA
- the lhgO gene encoding L-2-hydroxyglutarate oxidase, translating into MYDFTIVGGGIVGLSTGMALGKRYPQARILVLEKESQWAFHQTGNNSGVIHSGIYYKPGSFKAKFCRDGRDSMVKFCQEYGIDHEVCGKVIVATNGQELPRLENLYQRGLENGIEVQKISPEEVKEIEPHVKCVAGIRVFSTGIVNYKQVCLKYVELIQQQGGDLRLNTKVLKICPSGKNHVLETNKGNFETRFVINCAGLHSDRIAKLGGVQPSAKIVPFRGEYYELTPEKRYLVKTLIYPVPNPEFPFLGVHFTRMIDGSVHAGPNAVLSLKREGYKKTDFDLRDFAEVMTYPGFWKLAGKHADEGIQEIIRSFSKAAFTRSLQNLIPEVQAEDLVPTHAGVRAQALMDDGKLVDDFYIVPGENSIHVCNAPSPAATSSLEIGKAIAAQIPQQSHLENAVIA; encoded by the coding sequence ATGTACGATTTTACCATTGTTGGTGGGGGCATAGTTGGGTTATCCACAGGGATGGCTTTAGGTAAGCGTTATCCCCAAGCAAGAATTTTAGTATTAGAAAAAGAAAGCCAGTGGGCATTTCACCAAACTGGTAATAATAGTGGTGTAATTCACTCTGGAATTTATTACAAGCCTGGTAGTTTTAAAGCTAAATTTTGCCGTGATGGTAGAGACTCAATGGTAAAGTTTTGCCAGGAGTATGGCATCGACCATGAGGTTTGTGGCAAGGTAATTGTAGCGACAAATGGGCAGGAGTTACCACGCCTAGAAAACCTTTACCAACGCGGCTTAGAAAATGGCATAGAAGTTCAAAAAATTAGCCCCGAAGAAGTTAAGGAAATTGAACCTCACGTTAAATGTGTAGCGGGGATTCGGGTATTTTCAACTGGCATTGTAAATTATAAGCAAGTTTGCCTAAAATACGTCGAATTGATTCAACAACAAGGCGGAGATTTAAGGCTTAATACCAAAGTTTTGAAAATTTGCCCCAGTGGTAAAAATCACGTACTGGAAACCAATAAAGGCAATTTTGAAACCAGATTTGTGATCAATTGTGCCGGATTGCACAGCGATCGCATCGCTAAGTTAGGTGGAGTACAACCAAGCGCAAAAATTGTCCCCTTCCGGGGAGAATATTACGAACTCACCCCCGAAAAACGGTATTTGGTCAAAACACTCATTTACCCGGTTCCTAACCCCGAATTTCCCTTCCTCGGTGTCCATTTCACGCGGATGATTGACGGAAGTGTCCACGCTGGGCCGAATGCAGTGTTGAGTCTGAAGCGCGAAGGGTACAAAAAAACCGACTTTGACCTGAGAGACTTTGCGGAAGTCATGACCTACCCTGGTTTCTGGAAACTTGCAGGCAAACACGCCGACGAAGGTATCCAAGAAATCATTCGTTCCTTCAGCAAAGCCGCTTTCACCAGAAGTTTGCAAAATCTGATTCCCGAAGTCCAAGCGGAGGATTTAGTCCCCACCCATGCAGGGGTACGCGCCCAAGCTTTGATGGATGATGGCAAACTTGTAGACGACTTCTACATCGTTCCTGGTGAAAACTCCATTCATGTTTGCAATGCACCTTCACCAGCCGCGACTTCTTCCTTAGAAATTGGCAAAGCGATCGCTGCACAAATCCCCCAGCAATCACACCTTGAGAATGCGGTGATTGCATAG
- a CDS encoding NAD(P)H-dependent oxidoreductase, translating into MIIIDNALKARAAAGNPVKVGMIGAGFMGRGIANQIINSVPGMELVAISNRSIDGAKRAYSEAGIEDIEIVDSVGELESAIAQGKYTITEDAKIICQAEGIDAIIEVTGAVEFGAHVVMEAIAHRKHVIMMNAELDGTIGPILKVYADKAGVILSACDGDQPGVQMNLYRFVQSIGLTPLLCGNIKGLQDPYRNPTTQEGFAKRWGQKAHMVTSFADGSKISFEQAIVANATGMKVAKRGMLGYDFTGHVDEMTNMYDVEQLKQLGGIVDYVVGAKPGPGVYVFATHDDPKQRHYLNLYKLGEGPLYSFYTPYHLCHFEVPLSVARAVLFSDAVMAPLAGLSVDVITTAKIDLKAGETLDGIGYYMTYGQCENSDIVQQQNLLPMGLAEGCRLKRDIPKDQVLTYDDVELPEGRLCDQLRAEQDKYFAPEKVLVTVG; encoded by the coding sequence ATGATTATTATTGATAACGCCTTAAAGGCTCGTGCTGCTGCTGGTAACCCCGTGAAAGTGGGAATGATTGGCGCTGGTTTTATGGGTCGGGGTATTGCCAACCAAATTATTAATTCAGTTCCAGGGATGGAGTTAGTTGCTATCTCTAACCGCAGTATTGATGGCGCGAAACGAGCTTATAGTGAAGCTGGTATCGAAGATATTGAAATTGTGGATTCTGTAGGTGAATTAGAAAGTGCGATCGCTCAAGGTAAGTATACTATTACCGAAGATGCCAAAATCATCTGCCAAGCCGAGGGTATCGATGCAATTATCGAAGTCACCGGTGCGGTAGAATTCGGCGCTCATGTAGTCATGGAAGCGATCGCCCACCGCAAACACGTTATCATGATGAATGCGGAACTTGACGGTACAATCGGCCCCATCCTGAAAGTCTATGCAGACAAAGCCGGGGTGATTCTCAGTGCTTGTGATGGCGACCAACCAGGGGTGCAAATGAATCTTTACCGATTTGTTCAAAGCATCGGTCTGACTCCCCTGCTTTGCGGTAACATCAAAGGCTTGCAAGACCCCTACCGCAACCCCACCACCCAAGAAGGATTTGCCAAGCGTTGGGGACAAAAAGCCCACATGGTAACCAGCTTTGCTGATGGTAGCAAAATTTCCTTTGAACAGGCGATCGTGGCTAACGCTACAGGTATGAAAGTCGCTAAACGAGGGATGTTGGGATATGACTTCACCGGTCATGTTGATGAGATGACCAATATGTACGATGTGGAACAACTCAAGCAGCTAGGCGGTATTGTTGATTATGTAGTTGGTGCAAAACCCGGCCCTGGCGTATATGTGTTTGCTACCCACGACGACCCCAAACAACGCCACTACCTCAACCTCTACAAATTAGGCGAAGGCCCCCTCTATAGCTTCTACACTCCCTACCACCTCTGCCATTTTGAGGTTCCCCTATCTGTAGCTCGTGCCGTCCTCTTCAGCGATGCTGTCATGGCTCCTCTAGCAGGCCTCTCGGTAGATGTCATCACCACTGCCAAAATAGACCTGAAAGCCGGAGAAACCCTAGATGGCATTGGCTACTACATGACCTATGGACAGTGTGAAAACTCCGATATCGTCCAACAGCAAAACCTCCTACCAATGGGTCTAGCAGAAGGATGTCGTCTCAAACGTGATATTCCTAAAGATCAAGTCCTCACCTACGATGATGTAGAACTACCAGAAGGCAGACTTTGTGACCAACTACGAGCCGAGCAAGACAAATATTTTGCCCCAGAAAAAGTTCTGGTAACTGTTGGTTAA